In Rhinolophus ferrumequinum isolate MPI-CBG mRhiFer1 chromosome 18, mRhiFer1_v1.p, whole genome shotgun sequence, a genomic segment contains:
- the EXTL3 gene encoding exostosin-like 3 — MTGYTMLRNGAVGNGGQTCMLRWSNRIRLTWLSFTLFIILVFFPLIAHYYLTTLDEADEAGKRIFGPRAGNELCEVKHVLDLCRIRESVSEELLQLEAKRQELNSEIAKLNLKIEACKKSIENAKQDLLQLKNVISQTEHSYKELMAQNQPKLSLPIRLLPDKDDAGLPPPKVTRGCRLHNCFDYSRCPLTSGFPVYVYDSDQFAFGSYLDPLVKQAFQATARANVYVTENADIACLYVMLVGELQEPALLRPAELEKQLYSLPYWRTDGHNHVVINLSRKSDTQNLLYNVSTGRAMVAQSTFYAAQYRPGFDLVVSPLVHAMSEPNFMEIPPQVPVKRKYLFTFQGEKIESLRSSLQEARSFEEEMEGDPPADYDDRIIATLKAVQDSKLDQVLVEFTCKNPPRASLPTEWALCGAREERLAVLKLSTFALIITPGDPRLLISAGGATRLFEALEVGAVPVVLGEQVQLPYQDVLQWSEAALVLPKPRVTEVHFLLRSLSDSDLLAMRRQGRFLWETYFSTADSIFSTVLAVIRTRIQIPAAPIQEEAAAEIPHRSGKAAGTDPNMADNGDLDLGPVETEPPYASPRYLRNFTLTVTDLYRSWNSAPGPFHLFPHTPFDPVLPSEAKFLGSGTGFRPIGGGSGGSGKEFQAALGGNVPREQFTVVMLTYEREEVLMNSLERLNGLPYLNKVVVVWNSPKLPSEDLLWPDIGVPIMVVRTEKNSLNNRFLPWNEIETEAILSIDDDAHLRHDEIMFGFRVWREARDRIVGFPGRYHAWDIPHQSWLYNSNYSCELSMVLTGAAFFHKYYAYLYSYVMPQAIRDMVDEYINCEDIAMNFLVSHITRKPPIKVTSRWTFRCPGCPQALSHDDSHFHERHKCINFFVKVYGYMPLLYTQFRVDSVLFKTRLPHDKTKCFKFI; from the exons ATGACGGGCTATACCATGTTGCGGAATGGGGCAGTGGGGAACGGAGGCCAGACCTGTATGTTACGCTGGTCCAACCGGATCCGACTCACGTGGCTCAGCTTCACGCTGTTCATCATCCTGGTGTTCTTCCCCCTCATCGCTCACTATTACCTCACCACTCTGGATGAGGCTGATGAGGCCGGCAAGCGGATTTTTGGCCCACGGGCGGGTAACGAGCTGTGCGAGGTCAAGCACGTGCTGGATCTTTGCCGGATTCGTGAGTCTGTAAGCGAAGAGCTCTTGCAGCTGGAAGCCAAGCGGCAAGAGCTGAACAGTGAAATTGCGAAGCTGAATCTGAAGATCGAAGCCTGTAAGAAGAGCATTGAAAATGCCAAGCAGGACCTGCTTCAGCTTAAGAATGTCATTAGCCAGACGGAGCATTCGTACAAGGAGCTGATGGCCCAAAATCAGCCCAAGCTGTCTCTGCCCATCCGCCTGCTCCCAGACAAGGACGATGCTGGCCTTCCTCCCCCGAAGGTCACACGGGGCTGCCGGCTGCAtaactgttttgattattctcGTTGTCCTCTTACCTCTGGTTTCCCAGTCTATGTTTATGACAGTGACCAGTTTGCCTTTGGCAGCTACCTGGATCCGTTGGTGAAGCAGGCCTTCCAGGCCACAGCGCGAGCCAACGTGTATGTCACAGAAAATGCGGACATTGCCTGCCTCTATGTGATGCTGGTGGGCGAACTGCAGGAGCCAGCCCTGCTGCGGCCTGCTGAACTCGAGAAGCAGCTGTATTCTCTGCCGTACTGGCGGACAGATGGCCACAACCACGTCGTCATCAATCTGTCGCGGAAGTCAGACACGCAGAACTTACTGTATAACGTCAGTACAGGCCGTGCCATGGTGGCCCAGTCAACTTTCTACGCTGCCCAGTACAGACCTGGCTTTGACTTGGTAGTGTCGCCGCTAGTCCACGCCATGTCGGAGCCCAACTTCATGGAGATCCCACCGCAGGTGCCGGTGAAGCGGAAGTATCTCTTCACCTTCCAGGGTGAGAAGATCGAATCCCTGCGATCCAGCCTTCAGGAGGCCCGCTCCtttgaggaagaaatggagggCGACCCCCCAGCGGACTACGACGACCGTATCATCGCCACCCTGAAGGCTGTCCAGGACAGCAAGCTGGATCAGGTGCTGGTGGAATTCACCTGCAAAAACCCGCCCCGAGCCAGCCTGCCCACGGAGTGGGCGCTGTGTGGGGCGCGCGAGGAGCGCCTGGCGGTGCTGAAGCTGTCCACCTTCGCGCTCATCATCACCCCCGGGGACCCGCGCCTGCTCATCTCCGCCGGGGGCGCCACGCGCCTCTTCGAGGCCCTGGAAGTCGGGGCCGTGCCGGTGGTGCTGGGGGAGCAGGTGCAGCTCCCGTACCAGGACGTGCTGCAGTGGAGCGAGGCGGCGCTGGTGCTGCCCAAGCCGCGCGTCACCGAGGTGCACTTCCTGCTGCGCAGCCTGTCGGACAGTGACCTGCTGGCCATGCGGCGGCAGGGCCGCTTTCTCTGGGAGACGTACTTCTCCACCGCAGACAGTATTTTCAGCACCGTGCTGGCTGTGATCAGGACGCGCATCCAGATCCCCGCCGCTCCCATCCAGGAGGAGGCGGCCGCCGAGATCCCGCACCGATCGGGCAAAGCGGCGGGGACGGACCCCAACATGGCCGACAACGGGGACCTGGACCTGGGCCCGGTGGAAACCGAGCCGCCCTACGCCTCACCCCGATACCTCCGCAACTTCACTCTGACGGTCACGGACCTTTACCGCAGCTGGAACTCCGCCCCGGGACCTTTCCATCTTTTCCCCCACACCCCATTCGACCCTGTGCTGCCCTCCGAGGCCAAATTCTTGGGCTCAGGGACTGGCTTTCGGCCGATTGGTGGTGGCTCCGGGGGCTCCGGCAAGGAGTTTCAGGCAGCGCTTGGAGGCAATGTCCCACGGGAGCAGTTCACGGTGGTGATGTTGACTTACGAGCGGGAGGAAGTGCTGATGAACTCGTTAGAGAGGTTGAATGGCCTCCCGTACCTGAacaaggtggtggtggtgtggaaTTCGCCCAAGCTGCCCTCAGAGGACCTGCTGTGGCCTGACATTGGCGTCCCTATCATG GTGGTCCGTACTGAGAAGAACAGTTTGAATAATCGATTCTTGCCCTGGAATGAAATCGAGACCGAGGCCATCCTGTCGATTGATGATGACGCTCACCTCCGCCACGATGAAATCATGTTTGGGTTTCG GGTGTGGAGAGAAGCACGGGACCGCATTGTGGGTTTCCCTGGCCGGTACCATGCGTGGGACATCCCTCATCAGTCCTGGCTCTACAACTCCAACTACTCCTGTGAGCTGTCCATGGTGCTGACAGGCGCTGCCTTCTTTCACAAG TATTATGCCTACCTGTATTCTTACGTGATGCCCCAGGCCATCCGAGATATGGTGGATGAATACATCAACTGTGAGGACATTGCCATGAACTTCCTCGTCTCCCACATCACGCGGAAACCCCCCATCAAG